In a single window of the Zea mays cultivar B73 chromosome 5, Zm-B73-REFERENCE-NAM-5.0, whole genome shotgun sequence genome:
- the LOC542479 gene encoding phosphoenolpyruvate carboxylase, protein MPERHQSIDAQLRLLAPGKVSEDDKLVEYDALLVDRFLDILQDLHGPHLREFVQECYELSAEYENDRDEARLGELGSKLTSLPPGDSIVVASSFSHMLNLANLAEEVQIAHRRRIKLKRGDFADEASAPTESDIEETLKRLVSQLGKSREEVFDALKNQTVDLVFTAHPTQSVRRSLLQKHGRIRNCLRQLYAKDITADDKQELDEALQREIQAAFRTDEIRRTPPTPQDEMRAGMSYFHETIWKGVPKFLRRIDTALKNIGINERLPYNAPLIQFSSWMGGDRDGNPRVTPEVTRDVCLLARMMAANLYFSQIEDLMFELSMWRCSDELRIRADELHRSSRKAAKHYIEFWKQVPPNEPYRVILGDVRDKLYYTRERSRHLLTSGISEILEEATFTNVEQFLEPLELCYRSLCACGDKPIADGSLLDFLRQVSTFGLALVKLDIRQESDRHTDVLDSITTHLGIGSYAEWSEEKRQDWLLSELRGKRPLFGSDLPQTEETADVLGTFHVLAELPADCFGAYIISMATAPSDVLAVELLQRECHVKHPLRVVPLFEKLADLEAAPAAVARLFSIDWYMDRINGKQEVMIGYSDSGKDAGRLSAAWQMYKAQEELIKVAKHYGVKLTMFHGRGGTVGRGGGPTHLAILSQPPDTIHGSLRVTVQGEVIEHSFGEELLCFRTLQRYTAATLEHGMHPPISPKPEWRALMDEMAVVATKEYRSIVFQEPRFVEYFRSATPETEYGRMNIGSRPSKRKPSGGIESLRAIPWIFAWTQTRFHLPVWLGFGAAIKHIMQKDIRNIHILREMYNEWPFFRVTLDLLEMVFAKGDPGIAAVYDKLLVADDLQSFGEQLRKNYEETKELLLQVAGHKDVLEGDPYLKQRLRLRESYITTLNVCQAYTLKRIRDPSFQVSPQPPLSKEFTDESQPAELVQLNQQSEYAPGLEDTLILTMKGIAAGMQNTG, encoded by the exons ATGCCGGAGCGGCACCAGTCCATCGACGCGCAGCTGCGGCTGCTGGCCCCCGGGAAGGTCTCCGAGGACGACAAGCTCGTCGAGTACGACGCCCTCCTCGTCGACCGCTTCCTCGACATCCTCCAGGACCTGCACGGCCCCCACCTGCGCGAATTC GTGCAGGAGTGCTACGAGCTCTCGGCGGAGTACGAGAACGACCGGGATGAGGCTCGGCTTGGCGAGCTCGGGAGCAAGCTCACCAGCCTGCCGCCGGGGGACTCCATTGTCGTCGCCAGTTCCTTCTCGCACATGCTCAACCTCGCTAACCTCGCCGAGGAAGTGCAGATCGCGCACCGTCGCCGGATCAAGCTAAAGCGGGGAGACTTCGCCGACGAGGCCTCCGCGCCGACGGAGTCGGACATCGAGGAGACGCTCAAGCGCCTCGTCTCGCAGCTCGGCAAGTCGCGGGAGGAGGTCTTCGACGCGCTCAAGAACCAGACCGTCGACCTCGTTTTCACCGCCCACCCTACACAGTCCGTGAGGAGGTCTCTTCTCCAGAAGCATGGAAG GATCCGTAACTGCCTGAGGCAGCTTTATGCCAAGGACATCACTGCTGACGACAAGCAGGAGCTTGATGAGGCACTTCAGAGGGAG ATTCAAGCTGCTTTCAGAACTGATGAAATCCGCAGAACCCCTCCCACTCCTCAAGATGAAATGCGTGCTGGAATGAGTTACTTCCATGAAACTATATGGAAGGGTGTACCAAAATTCTTGCGCCGTATTGACACCGCTCTGAAAAATATTGGGATCAATGAACGTCTCCCTTACAATGCTCCTCTCATTCAGTTCTCTTCCTGGATGGGTGGTGATCGTGATG GAAATCCAAGAGTAACACCAGAGGTTACACGGGATGTATGCTTGTTGGCGAGAATGATGGCTGCTAACTTGTACTTCTCTCAGATTGAAGATTTAATGTTTGAG CTGTCTATGTGGCGCTGCAGTGATGAACTTCGGATCCGTGCAGATGAACTACATCGCTCTTCAAGAAAAGCTGCAAAGCACTATATAG AATTCTGGAAGCAAGTTCCGCCAAATGAACCATATCGTGTCATACTTGGTGATGTCAGGGATAAATTGTACTACACACGTGAACGTTCTCGTCACCTATTGACATCTGGAATTTCTGAGATTCTAGAGGAGGCAACTTTTACTAATGTTGAACAG TTTCTGGAACCTCTTGAGCTCTGTTATAGATCATTATGTGCTTGTGGTGACAAACCTATAGCTGATGGAAGTCTTCTTGATTTCTTGCGTCAAGTATCAACTTTTGGGCTTGCCCTTGTGAAGCTCGACATCAGGCAGGAATCTGATCGACACACTGATGTCCTTGATTCGATAACGACACATCTTGGAATTGGCTCCTATGCTGAATGGTCTGAGGAGAAACGCCAGGATTGGCTGTTGTCTGAACTGAGGGGCAAACGTCCATTGTTTGGTTCAGATCTTCCTCAGACTGAAGAGACTGCTGATGTTTTAGGCACATTTCATGTCCTTGCAGAGCTTCCTGCAGATTGCTTTGGCGCGTATATCATCTCTATGGCAACTGCCCCATCCGATGTGCTTGCGGTCGAGCTTTTGCAGCGTGAGTGCCATGTAAAACATCCACTGAGAGTTGTTCCACTTTTTGAGAAACTTGCAGATCTTGAAGCAGCTCCAGCAGCTGTAGCACGGCTCTTTTCAATTGACTGGTACATGGATAGGATTAATGGCAAGCAGGAGGtcatgattggatattcagactctggcaAAGATGCCGGGCGTCTCTCTGCAGCATGGCAAATGTATAAAGCACAAGAAGAGCTCATCAAAGTGGCAAAGCATTATGGAGTCAAGTTGACAATGTTTCATGGGAGGGGTGGAACAGTTGGCAGAGGAGGTGGTCCAACTCATCTGGCCATATTATCTCAGCCACCAGACACGATACATGGATCACTTCGTGTAACAGTTCAAGGCGAAGTTATTGAGCACTCCTTTGGAGAGGAGCTCTTGTGCTTCAGAACTTTGCAACGCTACACTGCAGCTACTCTTGAGCATGGCATGCATCCTCCGATTTCCCCTAAGCCAGAATGGCGTGCTCTGATGGATGAAATGGCTGTTGTAGCAACTAAAGAATATCGATCAATTGTCTTCCAAGAACCACGCTTCGTTGAATACTTCAGATCG GCTACACCTGAGACTGAATATGGTAGGATGAATATTGGCAGCCGTCCATCAAAGAGGAAGCCTAGTGGGGGAATAGAATCACTCCGTGCAATTCCATGGATCTTTGCTTGGACACAAACAAGGTTCCATCTGCCTGTCTGGCTTGGATTTGGTGCAGCGATAAAGCACATCATGCAGAAGGACATCAGGAACATCCATATACTGAGAGAAATGTACAATGAGTGGCCATTCTTCAGGGTCACCCTTGATTTGCTTGAGATGGTTTTCGCGAAGGGAGACCCGGGAATCGCAGCTGTGTACGACAAATTGCTAGTGGCTGATGATTTGCAATCCTTCGGCGAGCAACTGAGGAAGAACTATGAGGAGACAAAAGAGCTACTCCTTCAG GTTGCTGGTCACAAGGACGTCCTTGAAGGTGATCCTTATCTGAAGCAGCGTCTGCGGCTGCGTGAGTCCTACATCACCACTCTGAACGTGTGCCAGGCCTACACCCTGAAGCGGATACGCGACCCGAGCTTCCAGGTGAGCCCGCAGCCGCCCCTGTCCAAGGAGTTCACCGACGAGAGTCAGCCGGCGGAGCTGGTGCAGCTGAACCAGCAGAGCGAGTACGCTCCAGGCCTGGAGGACACCCTCATCCTGACCATGAAGGGCATCGCCGCCGGCATGCAGAACACCGGCTAG